ACAACTGGCTCCCTGCCGTTTTCGGTCAACTCGATAACACCCTGAAGGATGTGGCAGAATTCAAAGCTTTCACCTTTGATAGAATGGGTTTCACCGGGCGTTGCCTCCCAGACGCCAGTATCGACCTTGTCGTCCTTGGAGCTGTCCTGCGCCCAGGTCTTGAAGGTTGGGTTGCCGGAGACCAGCCGCTCTTGCGTCGGCGTCGAATGCCTCGGCTCAGATGTTGGATTAGGATCGATTGTTTTCAAAAGTGACATGTAAATCTCCGGTAATGTGAAAATATTGGATTACGAGACGAAACGCCTCGCTGCCGATCAAAGCGTTTCCTTGCGACTACCAGCTCACGGCGACGTACTTGGTCTCGAGATATTCCAGCATGCCGTGATGGCTTCCCTCACGGCCGAGCCCGCTCTGCTTTGCGCCACCGAACGGCGCCGCAGCGTCTGAAACAACCCCTCGGTTGATGCCAACCATGCCACTTTCGAGATGCCCGGCGACAGCGAGGGCGCGCTTCAGATTTCCGCTAAACACATAGGAAACCAGCCCGTATTCGGTGTTGTTTGCCAATCTTACGACATCGTCTTCCGTTTCGAACTGGATGACTGGCGCTACAGGGCCAAAAATTTCCTCGGAAAGCATATCTGCATCTGCCGGTACGTTGGAAAGGACCGTCGGGGGGTAGTAGAAACCTTTACCATTCAGCCTGTTACCGCCGGTCATGATGGAAGCACCCTTGGCAAGAGCGTCATCGACCAGACGCGCGACCTTTTCGACTGCGGCACGTGTGATAAGCGGTCCAAGCTGGGTACCCGCCTCCAAGCCGGGGCCGACCGTGAGAGCG
This sequence is a window from Agrobacterium tumefaciens. Protein-coding genes within it:
- a CDS encoding cupin domain-containing protein, whose product is MSLLKTIDPNPTSEPRHSTPTQERLVSGNPTFKTWAQDSSKDDKVDTGVWEATPGETHSIKGESFEFCHILQGVIELTENGREPVVYKAGDSFVMKPGYVGVWKTIETVRKIYVTVS